The DNA sequence GGCGGCGGGACACGGGATCATCCGGCGGACCACACCGACGCTCGGCCCGCCGAGATCCAGGGAGAGCCGCAGAACCATGACCACGACCCAGCACGAGAACCTCGAGCACGCGCTGCTGCTCGGCGGTGAGCTGCACGGCTACCGGCACCACGAGGTCGAGGACGCCGCGCGCCAAGCGGGGCCGGCGCACCTGGCCGTGCAGCCCAACCACGTGCGGGTCCACGTCGCCACGCTCGGGCTGGAGGCGGCGCGCACCTTCCTGACCGACGAGCGGCTGTCCAAGGACGCCCTGGGCGTCGCCGGCGCGATGCGGCAGCACATGGTCGCGGCGGGGGTGGAGCCGAACGTGTCGGCGATCATCGGCGGCAGCATGATCAACGCCGACCCGCCGGACCACGCCCGGTTGCGCCGACCGGTCGCGGCCGCGCTGACCCCGCGCCGGGTCGAGGCGCTGCGCGACAGCGTCACCGCGATCACCCGCGGCTTGCTCGACGACCTGGACCCGGGCCGGCCGACCGACGTGGTGGCGGGTCTGGCGCTGCCGCTGCCGCTGACGGTGATCTGCGAACTGCTCGGCGTGCCGGGCGAGGACCAGGCCATGCTGGCCGCGTGGTCCTCGGCGATGATGACCGAGGTTCCGGAGCAGCAGCAGCCGGCGTCCGAAGCGATGGTCGGCTACCTGGCCGCGTTGATCGAGCAGAAGCGGGCCAAGCCCGACGACGCGCTGCTGTCCGCGCTGGTGCACGTCGACGTGGAGGGCGACCGGCTCGCCCCCGACGAGGTGCTGACCACCGCCGTGCTCATGATCGCCGCCGGGCACGAGACCACCACCGCGGGCATCGGCAACACGCTGGCCGCACTGCTGCACACCGGGCAGTGGTCCGCCGTCGCCGCGAAGCCCGACGCCGTGCCGGACGTGGTGCGGGAGAGCCTGCGCTTCGACCCGCCCACCCGCAACATCCCGCACTACCTGGTCCGCGAGCCGATCGACCTCGGCGACCACGTGACGCTGCCGGCCGGCGCGCTCACCATGGTCAACCTCGGCGCGGCCAACCGGGACCCGGAGGCGTTCGGCCCGGACGCCCACCGGTTCGTGCCGTTCCGGCCACGGCCCGCCCGCTCCCACCTGACCTTCGGCAACGGGTGGCACCGGTGCGTGGGCAGCGCCCTGGCCGCGATGGAGATCGAGATCGCGGTGCGCGAGACGCTGGTGCGCTTCCCCGACGCGGTGGCCGCGATCCCGGTGGA is a window from the Saccharothrix saharensis genome containing:
- a CDS encoding cytochrome P450 — translated: MTTTQHENLEHALLLGGELHGYRHHEVEDAARQAGPAHLAVQPNHVRVHVATLGLEAARTFLTDERLSKDALGVAGAMRQHMVAAGVEPNVSAIIGGSMINADPPDHARLRRPVAAALTPRRVEALRDSVTAITRGLLDDLDPGRPTDVVAGLALPLPLTVICELLGVPGEDQAMLAAWSSAMMTEVPEQQQPASEAMVGYLAALIEQKRAKPDDALLSALVHVDVEGDRLAPDEVLTTAVLMIAAGHETTTAGIGNTLAALLHTGQWSAVAAKPDAVPDVVRESLRFDPPTRNIPHYLVREPIDLGDHVTLPAGALTMVNLGAANRDPEAFGPDAHRFVPFRPRPARSHLTFGNGWHRCVGSALAAMEIEIAVRETLVRFPDAVAAIPVDRMVRNPHVVINGFTRVDIVLGG